The Ipomoea triloba cultivar NCNSP0323 chromosome 13, ASM357664v1 genomic interval AGAACAAAGGTATTGTCCCTTCTAAGTTGTTTCTACTCAAATCAAGAGATTCAAGTGGAGAAGTCACATTTTGCAATTCATTTATATGACCAGAAAGTTTGTTTCCACTCAGAGATAAGGTTTGAAGTGATGGCAGGAAAAATAGTGATGCTGGAATGGGTCCTGAAAGTGAATTTCCGGACAAGCTGAGCTCAACAAGCTTGCTAAGCTTCATAAAAGAAGCAGGGATTGGTCCACTAAAATCACAATATGCAAGGTCAATATGCGACAGCAGTCTGAGGTTTCCTATGGACTCGGGTAAGTTCCCAGAAAAATTTGTATAATGAAGTATGAGACTTTGAAGGAATCCATTTTTGGGGAAGTCTGGCAAAGAACCCCCAAGCATGTGATTGAAACTCAAGTCAATGGTTTGCAGAGTTGGTACCTGGAATACTTTGTGAGGGACTGTTCCACTGAAGTTGCAATTTTTCAAGCTCAAAATAGTCAGATTGGTGAAATCCGTGAAGAAGTCTGGAAATGGAGCAGAGAACTTGACCCCATCAAGCCTAATAACAGAAAGTGATGGCAGTTTATACAAGAGAGAAACATTGAAGCCACCCGTGATTGACTCATCGTAGCTGAGGTCAAGGCTTGTAATATATCCAGCAGCATTGCAACTCAGACCTGGCCATAGGCAGCAGTCAGCTCCTTCATCCCACAGCACCAACTTGGTGGATTCCGAAGAATTGTAAGTGATTTGAGTTCGTATCTGGAGAAGCACAGACTTTTGATCAGGAAGACACTGACCCAATGCATGCATAATTGTGAATAAATTTGAAAAGAGCAGAAGCATGTTAAACATAAGAATCCTCATTTTATGATCGAGCAGAGTTAAGTTGTTTGTTATTGACGTGTAGAATTTCTGAAATATGaatacgcatatatatatatatatattagattccGTGTGGAAACAGACACTCTTTTAAGTAATGAAAGCAAAGCTTAATGCCCCTAAAGTCTAAACCGTGTGGAAACATAGTTTTGTTTGCCCCCAaggactttaattttttttatttgtcatgGGACCAACAATAACGACTTTATTAATGATCATTGGCTCATTGCAAATTAAAGCAAACCATTCTATCAGGCACAGAAAGTAACGACTTTGTTGCCCATGTTTGCCCAATTAGTTATTACTTCCAACGCATGCATTAATTTCCAAGTCTTGTGATGACTAATCTTGTTTATGCTTTTCAAGTCTTGTGACAACTAATCTTGTTCCCTTGCATAGCATAAGTGTCCCTAAAGTCTAAAGTCTTCTAAACCGTACGTGTGGAAGCAGAAACTTTTTCAACTAATGAAAGCAAAGCTTAGTGCCCCTAAAGTCTAAACCGTGTGGAAACATAGCTTTGTTTGCCCCTAAGGactacaattatttattttctaatcTGGCAATTTTGCAGCGAGGCATTTGATTGGAGGGAATGAATTAtgtgggaaaggaattgtaatttcatgggaaaagaataatgtgggaataaagtgagagattaaattccagtgtttgattTGCACAAATAAAAGTActgagaatttcaatttcaatgtttggtatacatgggaattgaaagggaataagtagtataaagtccaaaatgtgcattgttgttgttagttgttattattactgttaatattattattattatattattattattaatcatcttATATGACAAGTATCTCTTAGacccatttgcatattcaaacacccataaaatataacatattaaattcaaaattttgtttttcaaaatgtAGGCAAATACGCTATATacacatcaaatttaaatactaaGAGTTttgacaaaacatatatatttgattaagatTGGCCTAAAATGATTAATGCTCAGGAACGGCATTCTCTGTTGATAGTAGTCGAAAAATAATACATGCTATCATCCAGAAGGTAAAGTCAAGcattaattttaggttaaaaaagggaagggtaattttgtcttagaATTCTCTTTTTTTCTCCCTAAAATCCacggaattagaatcccatggaattaaaatcccgaGGGagccatgggattctaattccatgaaaatgaagaaattgtaatttcctcCAACCAGACTAAGGAATTTAGAATTTAGTTACCTTTGAAATTAGatgggaattaagtgggaatggaattcaaattccttcccaccaaacgccctgttaatttatgataatttaTAATTTCGTATTATCATACTAATTTctcttttaataatttgttatttgtgtCGTTGTGagatataataatttaaaattattcttaAATTATTGTTAGACCTGCATTACCTAATCACAAAGTTGTTCTAGTCATGTTCCTCGAACTCCTTTGAGATAGCAGAGTGCAACACAATTCAATAGACATGACTCGCTGGACGAAAGTTACGAACTTTAATTAAGTTCTCACTTCTACACACAGTTGATTAAATGAAAGttacaaacttttaaatttcaagTAAAGCAATCTAAAGACACTGAGTTGGATAAGAAGGCATACATGTTTTTCTCCATTAACATATCAAAGTTAAAGATCAGAAGTCTTTCACTTCGATTACATCTGTTACATGAATCTAGTAACATAAACTAGTAAAATTCAGAAGACACaagcaaataattaatatatgataacactaccaaaaaaaaagtctatatAGCGAGGATGTAGAACGAACCTTTTCCGTTGCTAAATTAGTGACGAAATAGCAACaacttagcgacg includes:
- the LOC116002302 gene encoding receptor-like protein 33, with the translated sequence MHALGQCLPDQKSVLLQIRTQITYNSSESTKLVLWDEGADCCLWPGLSCNAAGYITSLDLSYDESITGGFNVSLLYKLPSLSVIRLDGVKFSAPFPDFFTDFTNLTILSLKNCNFSGTVPHKVFQVPTLQTIDLSFNHMLGGSLPDFPKNGFLQSLILHYTNFSGNLPESIGNLRLLSHIDLAYCDFSGPIPASFMKLSKLVELSLSGNSLSGPIPASLFFLPSLQTLSLSGNKLSGHINELQNIFHQTNFLVV